The following proteins are encoded in a genomic region of Flammeovirga pectinis:
- the murQ gene encoding N-acetylmuramic acid 6-phosphate etherase: MITESSSNYNDLEKMSVNELLHNINKEDQSVPLAIQKAIPQIEALVNAIVPRMKKGGKLFYIGAGTSGRLGVVDASECPPTFGVAFDLVVGIIAGGDGAIRKAVEHAEDDDKQAWIDLKNENIGENDSLIGIAASGRTPYVIGGMEEANKNNILTGCIVCNPDSKMAQVAQYAVEPIVGPEFVTGSTRMKAGTAQKLALNMISTSIMIQLGKVKGNKMIDMQLTNHKLEERAIRMVMDEIPVDRSIAESLLAEHKSVRGATDAYKNRT; encoded by the coding sequence ATGATTACAGAATCATCATCAAATTATAATGATCTTGAAAAGATGAGTGTAAATGAACTTTTACATAATATCAATAAAGAAGATCAATCCGTACCATTAGCAATCCAAAAAGCAATTCCTCAAATCGAAGCATTAGTGAATGCTATCGTTCCAAGAATGAAGAAAGGTGGTAAACTATTTTATATTGGGGCTGGAACGAGTGGAAGACTTGGCGTTGTTGACGCTTCTGAATGTCCTCCTACCTTTGGTGTAGCTTTTGATTTAGTTGTTGGTATTATTGCAGGTGGTGATGGTGCAATAAGAAAAGCTGTAGAACATGCAGAAGATGACGACAAACAAGCTTGGATAGACCTTAAAAATGAAAATATTGGAGAAAATGATTCTCTAATTGGTATTGCTGCTTCTGGAAGAACTCCTTATGTAATAGGTGGAATGGAAGAAGCAAACAAAAATAATATTCTTACAGGTTGTATTGTATGCAATCCTGATAGCAAAATGGCACAAGTAGCACAATATGCTGTGGAGCCTATTGTTGGTCCTGAATTTGTAACAGGAAGTACAAGAATGAAAGCAGGTACTGCTCAAAAATTAGCCTTAAATATGATATCAACATCCATCATGATCCAACTTGGAAAAGTGAAGGGAAATAAAATGATTGATATGCAGCTTACAAATCATAAATTAGAAGAAAGAGCTATCCGAATGGTTATGGATGAAATACCTGTGGATAGATCTATTGCTGAAAGCTTATTAGCTGAACATAAATCTGTTAGAGGAGCAACAGATGCATATAAAAACCGCACTTAA
- a CDS encoding geranylgeranylglyceryl/heptaprenylglyceryl phosphate synthase, with amino-acid sequence MQFNTENWLLERKKTKKKTLAVLVDPDKWTKELNFFLRNGDKSHLPDIFLVGGSLLSTNFLEKVVAQLKELGKPVILFPGNSLQITDKADAILFMSLISGRNPEFLIGQQIHAAHRVKESNLEAIPLGYILIESGAPTSVQYMSNTQPIPAAKNDIAMSTAMAGELLGMRAFYLEAGSGADSPVSDEMICGVRKSVEGLLFVGGGLRDAAVIKSKFKAGADIVVIGTAFENNPNLLKELSEELEY; translated from the coding sequence ATGCAATTTAACACTGAAAATTGGCTTTTAGAGAGAAAAAAAACCAAAAAAAAGACTTTAGCAGTACTCGTTGATCCCGATAAGTGGACAAAAGAACTAAATTTTTTTTTAAGAAATGGAGATAAAAGTCACTTGCCTGATATTTTTTTGGTTGGAGGAAGCCTACTTTCTACAAATTTTTTAGAAAAAGTAGTTGCACAATTAAAAGAATTGGGGAAACCTGTAATCCTTTTTCCAGGTAATTCTCTACAAATAACAGATAAGGCAGATGCAATATTATTTATGTCCTTAATCTCTGGAAGAAACCCAGAATTTTTAATTGGACAACAAATTCATGCTGCACATAGAGTAAAAGAAAGTAATCTTGAAGCAATTCCTTTAGGATATATTTTAATTGAAAGTGGAGCTCCTACATCTGTTCAATATATGAGTAATACGCAACCTATTCCTGCAGCAAAAAATGATATTGCAATGAGTACTGCAATGGCTGGAGAATTACTAGGGATGAGAGCTTTTTATTTGGAAGCGGGTAGTGGAGCAGATTCTCCTGTTTCTGATGAAATGATTTGTGGTGTAAGAAAATCTGTTGAAGGTTTGTTATTTGTGGGTGGTGGTTTAAGAGATGCAGCTGTAATAAAGAGTAAATTTAAAGCGGGAGCTGATATTGTAGTAATTGGGACTGCTTTTGAAAACAATCCCAATTTATTAAAAGAACTTTCAGAAGAATTAGAATATTAA
- a CDS encoding DEAD/DEAH box helicase, translated as MTFDDFELNDDLLDGIYSMNFREPTPIQEQAIPAILGGKDLIACAQTGTGKTAAFLLPIMDQIHMSDYNGKDTHTIIIVPTRELALQIDYQIQGLSYFTPVTSIAVYGGDSSTFSNQRTALKQGVDIIVATPGKLLSHLNIGANVGKVRNLILDEADRMLDMGFHEDILQIASHLPKVRQNIFFSATMPPKIRVLAKELLQNPTEINIAISKTSKNVTQKAFLLYDNQKGPMVDFLLSEESYESVIIFTSTKSKVKEVTDILRKRGLSAEGISSDLDQKEREEVLLRFKGKVTKILVGTDIISRGIDVETVELVINFDVPKDPEDYVHRIGRTARASRKGEAITFINDNPKEQISFAKIEGLIGIEIDKPNNPQFLGFGPRYSPRPRNSNARGGGNNRGPKKHFNNNKYGNGSGNSHGNNQNRNKSNNYNKDRRPD; from the coding sequence GTGACTTTCGACGATTTTGAATTAAACGACGATCTTTTGGATGGCATCTACTCTATGAATTTTAGAGAGCCTACTCCTATTCAAGAACAAGCTATTCCAGCCATTTTAGGCGGAAAAGATCTTATTGCCTGTGCACAAACAGGTACAGGTAAAACTGCAGCGTTCCTACTTCCTATTATGGATCAGATACACATGTCTGATTATAACGGAAAAGATACACATACTATAATAATTGTACCTACTAGAGAATTAGCCCTTCAGATAGATTATCAAATCCAAGGGTTATCTTATTTTACACCTGTAACTTCTATTGCAGTGTATGGTGGAGACTCTAGTACGTTCTCAAATCAGAGAACTGCATTAAAGCAAGGTGTAGATATTATTGTAGCAACTCCAGGTAAATTACTTTCACATTTAAATATTGGTGCAAATGTAGGTAAGGTTAGAAACCTTATCTTGGATGAAGCTGATAGAATGTTAGACATGGGTTTTCATGAAGACATTTTACAAATTGCTTCTCATTTACCTAAAGTGAGACAAAATATATTCTTCTCTGCTACGATGCCTCCTAAAATTAGGGTTTTAGCAAAAGAGTTATTGCAAAATCCTACTGAGATTAATATTGCAATATCTAAGACGTCAAAAAATGTAACACAAAAAGCTTTTTTACTGTATGACAACCAAAAAGGTCCTATGGTAGATTTTCTTCTTAGTGAAGAATCTTATGAAAGTGTTATCATTTTCACAAGTACGAAGAGCAAGGTTAAAGAAGTTACAGATATTTTAAGAAAAAGAGGACTTTCTGCGGAAGGTATTAGCTCTGATCTTGATCAAAAAGAAAGAGAAGAAGTATTACTTCGTTTTAAAGGAAAAGTGACTAAGATTTTAGTGGGAACAGATATTATTTCTAGAGGTATTGATGTTGAAACAGTAGAACTAGTAATTAACTTTGATGTCCCTAAAGATCCAGAAGATTATGTTCACCGTATTGGTAGAACTGCTCGTGCATCTAGAAAAGGAGAAGCAATCACTTTTATCAATGATAATCCTAAAGAACAAATCTCTTTTGCAAAAATTGAAGGTTTAATAGGTATTGAAATTGACAAACCTAACAATCCTCAATTTTTAGGATTCGGACCAAGATATTCTCCAAGACCCCGAAATTCAAACGCTAGAGGTGGCGGAAATAATAGAGGACCAAAAAAGCATTTTAATAATAATAAATACGGTAACGGTAGTGGTAATTCACATGGAAATAACCAAAACCGTAACAAATCAAATAATTATAATAAAGATAGAAGACCTGATTAA
- a CDS encoding Nif3-like dinuclear metal center hexameric protein, with amino-acid sequence MKVKEIINKLDTLAPSMYQESYDNAGLITGSGNDIVTKVLVSLDCTEEIIEEAIAKGCNLIVAHHPIVFKGLKRLNGKNYVERTIIKAIKNDISIYAIHTNLDNMQHGVNAKICDLIGLTNQRILAPTQSNLFKLVTYVPSNSIEKVENALHLTGAGKIGNYDGCNFRSEGIGSYTPNANSTPTIGDKGIRKSTPEIKLEIQFQKHLKGQIINALLSSHPYEEVAYQITALENTDNEIGSGMYGTLPEAEDEIEFLKRIKQTFGVGVIRHTPLLNKKIKKVAVCGGSGSFLLRNAMSIKADIFITGDFKYHEFFDAEGKIIIADIGHYESEQFTSDLLKDFIESQFETVKCLKTTINTNPINYFV; translated from the coding sequence ATGAAAGTAAAAGAAATAATTAATAAGCTTGATACACTAGCTCCTTCTATGTATCAAGAAAGTTATGATAATGCAGGACTAATTACTGGCTCAGGTAACGACATAGTTACAAAAGTACTGGTAAGTCTTGATTGTACAGAAGAAATTATAGAAGAAGCAATTGCTAAAGGATGTAATTTAATAGTTGCTCATCATCCCATAGTTTTTAAAGGATTGAAACGTCTAAATGGAAAGAATTATGTTGAACGTACAATCATTAAAGCAATAAAGAATGATATCTCTATTTATGCAATCCATACAAATTTAGATAATATGCAACATGGTGTCAATGCCAAAATATGCGATCTAATTGGATTGACAAACCAAAGAATATTAGCTCCTACCCAATCAAATTTATTTAAACTTGTAACTTATGTGCCAAGTAATAGTATTGAGAAAGTAGAGAATGCTTTACACTTAACAGGTGCTGGTAAAATTGGAAATTATGATGGTTGTAACTTCAGATCTGAAGGTATTGGAAGTTATACTCCAAATGCCAATTCTACTCCAACTATTGGTGATAAAGGTATTAGAAAAAGTACTCCTGAAATTAAACTAGAAATACAATTTCAAAAACATTTAAAAGGTCAAATAATTAATGCTCTTTTAAGCTCACATCCATACGAGGAAGTGGCTTATCAAATAACTGCGTTAGAAAACACAGACAATGAAATTGGTTCTGGTATGTATGGTACTTTGCCAGAAGCTGAAGATGAAATAGAATTTCTGAAAAGAATAAAGCAAACTTTTGGAGTAGGTGTAATTCGACACACTCCACTTTTAAATAAAAAGATTAAGAAAGTGGCTGTTTGCGGTGGATCAGGAAGTTTTCTTTTAAGAAACGCTATGTCTATCAAAGCTGATATATTTATTACTGGTGATTTTAAATACCACGAATTTTTTGATGCCGAAGGTAAAATTATTATTGCAGATATTGGACATTATGAAAGTGAACAATTTACTTCTGATTTACTTAAAGATTTTATTGAGTCACAATTTGAAACAGTTAAGTGTCTAAAGACTACTATCAATACAAATCCCATCAATTATTTTGTGTAA
- a CDS encoding DMT family transporter produces the protein MFNEQVKLHIIVFIWGFTAILGVLIDLDPFQLVFYRTLIAAISMAIFMKYKKWELKINYKDAAKLLFTGALVAAHWILFFASAKISKVSVCLAGIATTALFTSILEPLLNKTSIKPYEVVLGLFVIFGLYIIFQFEFDHALGLGLSLGAAFVGSLFSVLNGKFVKRITSPKITLYEMIGGSITAFACLPFLSSTDTLLVIPSTIDIFYLLVLSVICTTIAYAVCVEIQKNLSAFQVNLTVNLEPIYGIILALIIFGEEETMTFGFYIGAGIILLSVLSYPFLKQNYLRRSSNRKNLQKEMLK, from the coding sequence ATGTTCAACGAGCAAGTTAAACTCCATATAATTGTATTTATATGGGGATTTACGGCCATCTTAGGTGTCCTTATTGACTTAGATCCGTTTCAATTAGTTTTCTATAGAACGTTGATCGCAGCCATTTCTATGGCAATTTTCATGAAGTATAAGAAATGGGAATTAAAGATTAATTACAAAGATGCAGCAAAGCTTTTATTTACAGGTGCTCTTGTTGCTGCACATTGGATTTTATTCTTTGCTTCTGCAAAAATTTCTAAAGTAAGTGTTTGTCTAGCAGGTATTGCAACAACGGCATTGTTTACTTCTATTTTAGAGCCATTACTAAATAAGACAAGTATTAAACCGTATGAGGTTGTTCTTGGTCTATTTGTAATTTTTGGATTGTATATTATTTTCCAATTCGAATTTGATCATGCTTTAGGTTTAGGACTCTCGCTAGGAGCTGCCTTTGTTGGATCTTTATTTAGTGTGTTAAATGGTAAGTTTGTTAAAAGAATTACCTCACCTAAAATTACATTATACGAAATGATTGGCGGAAGCATTACTGCTTTTGCTTGCCTTCCCTTTCTATCATCTACAGATACACTTTTAGTAATACCTTCAACAATAGATATTTTCTATCTTTTAGTACTATCTGTTATTTGCACCACCATAGCCTATGCGGTTTGTGTAGAAATTCAGAAAAATTTAAGTGCATTTCAAGTAAATTTAACAGTTAATCTTGAACCTATTTATGGTATTATCCTAGCATTAATCATATTTGGTGAGGAAGAAACAATGACCTTTGGGTTCTATATAGGAGCAGGTATAATTTTATTATCTGTACTTTCTTATCCATTTCTCAAACAAAATTATTTAAGAAGATCTTCGAATAGAAAAAACTTACAGAAAGAAATGCTTAAATAA
- a CDS encoding TrmH family RNA methyltransferase — MNKRWSKEVKGLLQKKKRKDSNRFIVEGQKNIQELIKSNLEIEALFYTEKFKEVLPPSVLNKISVTDETTPVLLKQNGSLQTNDSGLAIAKIPSYPIPTANELPNFSLALDDVRDPGNLGTILRIADWYGISDIFLSKNCTDAFAPKVIASTMGAFTRIKCHVIDLSALLSGYKQAGIQLIGADMDGENIHKFTPNDKSIMVMGSESHGISQEIHNILSVKITIPRFGESESLNVAVATAIICDNIKRI, encoded by the coding sequence AACGTTGGAGCAAAGAAGTAAAAGGGTTACTTCAAAAGAAAAAAAGAAAAGATTCAAATCGTTTTATTGTTGAAGGACAAAAAAACATTCAAGAACTTATCAAGTCTAATTTAGAAATTGAAGCACTTTTTTATACTGAAAAATTTAAAGAGGTTCTCCCTCCTTCAGTTTTAAATAAAATCTCAGTTACTGATGAAACAACTCCTGTACTTTTAAAACAAAACGGTTCACTACAAACAAATGATAGCGGTTTAGCAATAGCCAAAATCCCTTCTTACCCTATTCCTACCGCAAACGAACTCCCTAATTTCTCTTTAGCTCTTGATGATGTTAGAGACCCAGGTAATCTTGGGACAATCTTACGTATTGCAGATTGGTATGGAATAAGCGACATTTTCTTATCTAAAAACTGTACAGATGCTTTTGCTCCAAAAGTAATTGCATCTACTATGGGGGCATTTACTAGAATTAAATGTCATGTTATAGATCTTTCTGCTTTGTTATCAGGTTATAAACAAGCTGGCATACAATTAATCGGTGCAGACATGGATGGTGAGAATATTCATAAATTTACTCCTAACGATAAAAGCATTATGGTAATGGGAAGTGAATCTCATGGAATTAGTCAGGAGATCCATAATATCTTATCTGTGAAAATTACTATCCCCCGATTTGGTGAGTCAGAATCTTTAAATGTTGCGGTTGCAACAGCAATTATATGCGACAATATCAAACGCATTTGA
- a CDS encoding LptF/LptG family permease yields MKLLDKYILTKFFKTFIFVVLLLNIIVCVIDYTEKQDDFLNHGLNFGYVFSEYYVNLFIHWVNTLSPLSIFIAVVFMTARLTAHTEIIAVLSNGVSYPRFLLPYIVGASIIGGIIFGLIGYVVPYSAKTRVAFEIKYLKSPYYFNERDIHYRVSDSTYLYVESYNNRIKRGYRPTLETFDGNTLLEKISANRIQWDSAKEEWTFDKYEKYTFNVDGTQKFVKGTSLTKKLNLDPKYFESKYNLHETLTNTELSDFINQERQRGVGNLGIYENALYERYAYPFAILLLTIMGVCVSSTKSRHGSGFQIAMGFVLAFIYLLFVIMSRAIAEAGTLSPFLAAWMPNIVFLFVTIGLYLKAQK; encoded by the coding sequence ATGAAACTTCTGGATAAGTATATTCTCACTAAGTTTTTTAAAACATTTATTTTTGTAGTATTACTATTAAATATCATTGTTTGTGTAATTGACTACACCGAGAAGCAAGACGATTTTTTAAATCATGGATTAAACTTCGGATATGTATTTTCCGAGTACTATGTAAACCTTTTTATACATTGGGTTAATACATTAAGTCCACTATCAATTTTTATTGCGGTTGTCTTTATGACTGCAAGATTAACGGCACATACAGAAATTATTGCTGTATTAAGTAATGGAGTAAGTTATCCTAGATTCTTACTTCCTTATATTGTTGGTGCTTCTATAATTGGTGGAATTATTTTTGGACTTATAGGATATGTAGTTCCTTACAGTGCAAAAACTAGAGTTGCGTTTGAGATTAAATACCTTAAAAGCCCCTACTACTTTAATGAAAGAGATATTCACTATAGGGTAAGTGATTCTACTTATCTATATGTTGAAAGCTATAACAATAGAATCAAAAGGGGTTATAGACCTACTTTAGAAACTTTTGATGGCAATACACTTTTAGAAAAAATTTCTGCTAACCGTATCCAATGGGATTCTGCAAAAGAAGAATGGACGTTTGATAAGTATGAAAAATATACTTTCAATGTAGATGGAACGCAAAAATTTGTAAAGGGTACATCACTCACAAAGAAATTAAATTTAGATCCTAAATACTTCGAAAGTAAGTATAACTTACACGAGACTTTAACAAATACTGAATTGTCCGACTTTATTAATCAAGAAAGACAAAGAGGTGTAGGTAATTTAGGAATCTATGAAAATGCACTATATGAAAGGTACGCCTATCCATTTGCAATCTTATTGCTTACAATAATGGGTGTTTGTGTATCTTCTACCAAATCAAGGCATGGATCTGGATTCCAAATAGCAATGGGATTTGTTTTAGCATTTATCTACCTACTCTTTGTAATAATGAGTAGAGCAATTGCCGAAGCAGGAACATTAAGTCCTTTCCTAGCCGCTTGGATGCCAAATATTGTTTTCTTGTTTGTAACCATTGGGTTATACCTAAAAGCACAGAAATAA
- the pyk gene encoding pyruvate kinase, translating into MSIAINKTKIVATIGPATRDKQKILELIHAGADVFRLNFSHDVHSEHKKVIDWVNEYNSKFGHNTAILQDLQGPKIRIGEMEGGAVEIVEGEQIIITNTPVVGTKHKVSTSYTNIVKDVKAGDNIMIDDGNLCVRVVEVKANEIIAEVVHGGKLKSRKGMNLPDTDISEASLTAKDRRDLEFGLEHGVNWVALSFVRTAQDIISAKEIIKAKGSNARIIAKIERPEAIENFDEILQVTDAIMVARGDLGVEILFEDVPMIQKEIIAKCNKAAKPVIVATQMMESMITNPRPTRAEVNDVANAVTDGADAVMLSAESAAGDYPVETVQAMVRIITAVQRQNQDIYEKEFDFDPTKPTFGGNLIAQSAANISNLLGAKAIVGLTNSGFTASRIARHRPHANIFIFSSDKALAATLNLVWGVRAFHYVPKESSTETFKELEAILVQKGFISKGDSLVNIAALPLNKEGRTNSLKIDIVG; encoded by the coding sequence ATGAGTATCGCAATCAACAAAACTAAGATCGTCGCTACAATTGGACCAGCTACAAGAGATAAGCAAAAAATATTAGAGCTTATTCATGCAGGTGCAGATGTATTTCGTTTAAACTTCTCGCATGATGTTCACTCTGAGCATAAAAAAGTTATCGATTGGGTAAATGAGTACAACTCAAAATTCGGTCACAATACTGCGATCTTACAAGATTTGCAAGGCCCTAAAATTCGTATCGGCGAAATGGAAGGCGGAGCTGTAGAAATTGTTGAAGGTGAGCAAATCATCATCACAAATACTCCAGTTGTTGGTACTAAACATAAAGTATCTACTAGTTATACAAACATTGTAAAAGATGTAAAAGCTGGTGACAACATCATGATTGATGATGGTAACTTGTGTGTTCGTGTTGTTGAAGTTAAAGCTAATGAAATCATCGCTGAAGTTGTTCACGGTGGTAAATTAAAATCTCGTAAAGGTATGAACTTACCTGATACAGATATTTCTGAAGCTTCTTTAACTGCAAAAGATAGAAGAGATTTAGAGTTCGGATTAGAGCACGGTGTAAACTGGGTAGCTTTATCATTCGTAAGAACTGCTCAAGATATTATTTCAGCTAAAGAAATCATCAAAGCTAAAGGTTCTAATGCACGTATCATCGCTAAGATCGAACGTCCAGAAGCTATTGAAAACTTTGATGAGATCTTACAAGTAACTGATGCTATTATGGTTGCTCGTGGTGACCTAGGTGTTGAAATCTTATTCGAGGATGTACCAATGATCCAAAAAGAAATCATCGCTAAGTGTAACAAAGCTGCTAAGCCAGTTATCGTTGCTACTCAAATGATGGAATCTATGATCACTAACCCTCGTCCTACTCGTGCTGAGGTAAATGATGTAGCTAACGCTGTAACTGATGGTGCTGATGCTGTAATGCTATCTGCTGAATCTGCTGCTGGTGACTACCCTGTAGAAACTGTACAAGCAATGGTTCGTATCATTACTGCTGTTCAACGTCAGAACCAAGATATCTACGAGAAAGAATTTGATTTTGATCCAACAAAACCAACTTTCGGAGGTAACTTAATCGCACAATCTGCTGCAAATATTTCTAACCTTTTAGGAGCTAAAGCAATTGTAGGTTTAACAAACTCTGGGTTTACTGCTTCTCGTATAGCAAGACACAGACCACACGCTAACATCTTTATCTTCTCATCTGATAAAGCTTTAGCTGCAACTTTAAACTTAGTATGGGGTGTTAGAGCTTTCCATTATGTACCTAAAGAATCTTCTACTGAAACTTTCAAAGAGTTAGAAGCAATTTTAGTACAAAAAGGATTCATCTCTAAAGGTGATAGCCTTGTAAACATCGCTGCTCTTCCATTGAATAAAGAAGGAAGAACAAACAGTTTAAAAATTGATATCGTAGGATAA
- a CDS encoding universal stress protein, which yields MKIKNILVPTDFSPEANNALNVAITIAKKINASISLLHVIDVPTINHYDSLSVFGAGDVGMEDPEVYVHYTKKLSEVVETKVNKIIAENPEVTIEKHIEFDSLQRHLADFVVKDKTDLIVIGSQGISGIDEVLVGSNTEKIIRLAKVPVLTIKREEKDFGPKNIVFASDFNKVSQHAISSIQLFQELFDSKIHLVKVITPNNFEATPFSIQHLQDFAKTHQFKNFDVATFNDFSEEEGIRGFAEFINADMISLTTHGRTGIQHLLLGSIAEEVANHAIRPVLTFNKKLKE from the coding sequence ATGAAGATAAAAAATATTTTAGTCCCAACAGACTTCTCTCCAGAAGCAAATAACGCTTTAAATGTTGCTATTACTATTGCAAAAAAAATTAATGCGTCAATTTCTTTATTACATGTTATCGATGTTCCTACAATAAATCATTACGATAGTTTATCTGTTTTTGGTGCTGGTGATGTTGGAATGGAAGATCCAGAGGTTTATGTACATTACACTAAGAAGTTGTCTGAGGTTGTAGAAACCAAAGTAAATAAGATTATTGCTGAAAACCCTGAAGTTACCATTGAGAAACACATTGAATTTGATTCTCTTCAAAGACATTTAGCTGATTTTGTGGTAAAAGACAAAACAGATTTAATTGTGATTGGTTCTCAAGGTATAAGTGGAATTGATGAAGTACTAGTTGGATCTAATACCGAAAAAATTATTAGACTCGCAAAAGTACCTGTTCTTACTATTAAAAGGGAAGAAAAAGATTTTGGACCAAAAAATATTGTTTTTGCATCTGACTTTAATAAAGTCTCTCAACATGCAATCTCTTCTATTCAGTTATTTCAAGAACTTTTTGATTCCAAAATTCACCTTGTCAAAGTAATTACACCAAATAATTTTGAGGCGACTCCATTTTCAATTCAACATCTTCAAGATTTTGCAAAAACACATCAATTCAAAAACTTTGATGTAGCCACTTTCAATGATTTTTCTGAAGAAGAAGGCATTAGAGGTTTTGCAGAATTTATAAATGCTGATATGATTAGTTTAACAACTCATGGTCGTACAGGTATTCAACATTTACTTCTTGGAAGTATTGCAGAAGAAGTTGCCAACCATGCAATTCGTCCAGTACTTACTTTTAATAAAAAATTAAAGGAATAG
- a CDS encoding YncE family protein has product MISTLILIIGGYFITLNFNSEYLSKQHPKNYDSLIYITSQRFPVDRSPKSLLISPNQLHIYALCLEGKSIVEIDQKTRKRQRTLKFKPTEGLGYNYSTKNWVKSTKEKPVEGIFTNNGQYLWVSLHNADAVAVWDINYEPKAKTNYNAFLLDSNSTTPKKIKLDFLDTETTPKSIGYSIKKEQVYVTNWHDNSFSIIDASGDKNEWKTTQHIKTQGTPRGILIDEKYNRIIIGNMGSYSLSIYNLTTLKLDTVIKDVVSPRDIKLTANEIVLSQSSKEIISVYNRGTLKKVRSITTADDPRSIAISKNEKFIFVTCYASDLLQVFNLENGIKVGEYKSNGGPVGITLFENTTIIEAWVCNYKYSTVKVFTFELK; this is encoded by the coding sequence ATGATATCCACCTTAATATTAATTATAGGTGGATATTTTATCACGCTTAATTTTAATTCAGAATACCTTTCAAAACAACATCCAAAGAACTATGATTCATTAATTTATATTACATCTCAACGCTTCCCTGTAGATAGATCACCTAAATCTTTATTAATATCACCAAACCAATTACACATATATGCATTATGCTTAGAGGGGAAATCTATTGTTGAGATTGATCAAAAAACTAGAAAAAGACAAAGGACATTAAAGTTTAAACCAACGGAAGGTCTTGGTTATAATTACTCAACAAAGAATTGGGTAAAATCAACAAAAGAAAAACCTGTTGAAGGAATTTTCACCAACAATGGTCAGTATTTATGGGTTAGTTTACATAATGCTGATGCTGTAGCTGTCTGGGATATCAATTATGAACCAAAAGCAAAGACAAACTATAATGCTTTTCTACTAGATTCAAATTCGACTACCCCTAAAAAAATTAAACTTGACTTTCTTGATACAGAAACTACCCCTAAATCAATCGGGTACTCAATAAAAAAAGAACAAGTTTATGTTACAAATTGGCACGACAATTCTTTTTCTATAATTGATGCTTCTGGTGATAAAAACGAATGGAAAACAACTCAACACATTAAAACACAAGGTACGCCTAGAGGAATACTTATTGATGAAAAATACAATAGAATTATAATCGGTAATATGGGCTCCTATTCTTTAAGCATATACAATCTAACTACACTAAAATTAGATACAGTTATTAAAGATGTTGTTTCACCTAGAGATATTAAATTAACAGCAAATGAAATTGTGCTTTCCCAAAGTAGTAAAGAAATAATTAGTGTTTATAATAGAGGAACTCTAAAAAAAGTAAGAAGTATTACCACAGCAGATGACCCTAGAAGTATTGCTATTTCAAAGAATGAAAAATTTATTTTTGTGACATGTTACGCGAGTGACTTACTACAAGTTTTCAATTTAGAAAATGGCATCAAAGTAGGTGAATATAAATCTAATGGAGGGCCTGTTGGTATTACTCTATTTGAAAATACTACTATAATTGAAGCTTGGGTATGTAATTACAAATATTCAACAGTAAAAGTCTTTACTTTTGAACTGAAATAA